From the Aspergillus puulaauensis MK2 DNA, chromosome 1, nearly complete sequence genome, the window TCTCGAGAGCGAATCTACACCCGGAGTTGTTCGGTTCGGAATGAACTCGTATTACTGCAGTCGCTGTGCCTCCATGGTGGGCTTCATCCGCTGAACGCACACCTGCACTTGACTCGACGTGACAAAACACCCTATCTTTCGGACTCGGATCTCAATACAAGAGAAACTCCCCAACGTGAACTCCTCTTCTCGTCAACCCCATACACGGTACTGGGAAAGCAGGCCCCAACGCTTTGGTCCTGCCCCTCGATTGGTCTCTTCCCCCCTTCAACAGCATTCACTCTGAATATGTTCCGGGAACATCTTCACTGTGCTGGCGCAGAATGACCTCTTCGAAGGTCCAACAACAATGGCTGGTCCAGTCACTGTTAACCAACAACGCTCTCCGTCCATGAGCGAGACTGTGATGGTACCCTGTGCGCAACCTTCGTTCGATATGAACTGCGACCGTATACCACCAGTCCGCATCAAGATTCACACTCGCTTGCCGGCCTGGCGCCATGATATCTATCTACTCCGAGCCTGCGACACCGAAATCTTACCCCGATTTGACGCACTTTGGAATTCTGTATCGCAAATCAAAGCCCCGAGTTACCCCGCGCCATCGGTGATACCAATAGCGACGATCATACTTTCAATTCAGGCCATTTCGTTTCTTTGCGACAATACCCAAAGTCATTATTAGAATCGATAAAACACCATGTATCTAGTTACTAGTGTTTGAAGGACAAGTTCCGACCAAACCAACCCCCAAATTGAATATAGAGATTATTAGAAACTACCGAAAATAAGACCCAGTTATCATTTCAGATTCACCcactcctccatcgcctctATCCCTCGATGGCGAAAATCAAACACTAGTCCATGTTACAGAACAGGCACATCACACGCTTATCACAATGTCAATCAGCGGTAAACCCCAGAGATCCTCGCTCGCACGCTCACGATTGTCGCCACGTTCTCATGAATCTCGCAGATCCTTCTCCCTTCAGATCATCACGCCCACGGCTGTGGGCCAGTGGTGGCTGACAGTCAGTCACGACTCTCAGTGAACCACCGTGCTGGGTGCTGCTCCCTCAGTAGCTACTAGCTAACCCAGTAACCATGTATTTGCGGGCGCTGAGCTGCGCTTCCTCCCGTCCGAAACCTGTCCCTGACATGATGATAGACGTGACGGGAAATCGGACTCTCGGTGTCGGTCGTCGGAGTCGTTTCACGTCTATCATCCGTCTCACTCTCCAGATTCTTACGGATACTACGGAATCCCATCTACCGACCATACCATACTTCCAGAACTAGTAGTAGCTCTTCCATCTGGCCCGTACGAGGCTACGAGTACGAGTCGACTTAATCTGACCAGTTACCACGGCGGGTACCTTGGTTACTACGAGTACGCAGTCTAGTTTCATCCCTTTCCTCAATCTTCCCCCCTCTAACGAAAACACGTTcaggttgaggttgaattCATTCCTCACGCACCCCGCAGTGGATCAGTTGAAAACTTCAGCTTCGTGTGACTCAATATCTGGGGGCGCAGAAGGCCCAAGCACATGTCGCCCcagttggaacttggaaaaGAGGTTAGACTGGGAGTGGTAGCCTGGTTACTGGTATGTACTAGCGGTAGGCCGGCAGTCCGTCCGTCGTCCTCCTACTCCTCCGTAGAGTTAGACTAGCCTGCAGTATCGACTAGTATCGGTGCGAGCTACAAAGCACTAGTTTGCCATGTGCGCCGTAGTCGACTTTCCTTGGAAGGTAATTAGGTTAGCCACGGGCGATCAATGCTTGTGCCAATTCGGTCGGTCGCTCAATACCTGTGGGGGAAAAGAGATGAGTGTGAAACTAGATAGAGAATAACCGGTGCCTGTCTTGGTTGGACTAGCCCACTTGGACGGACAGACTACAAACTTCTCTTTTCTGTACGGCCTACCCCTCGTTTTTCCGTGTGGGTTGTGACTGTGAGACAGGGGATCGGAGAAGATTCGAGGGTATTTTTCGGCCCAAGGTCGGGATCAAGATTCGATTGAGAATGAAAGGTGCCTAAAACGGGACGGTCGGGTTATTGACAAGGAGGTTCGTGCCTGTGCCGAGGAAtggggaaaaaagaaaaaagtaaaaacCAAATAGTGGAAATCCTGGTTCAACCTGGGCAGCAGAATTGGCCGTTCGGAGAACGCCGTGAGACTCAGCCGTGTGCCGAACTAGCCTCAGCTCAGCTCACAGCTGTGGCGCCCtacatcagcatcagcatcggTCATTCGGCATGGCCTGTCTGCGACTGACACAGTCACTCGATGTGCCCAGTACagccagccacagccacgaaaaaagaaaagagcgCGCTGACCGCAGAGcccccttttcttttctcctgctgctggaatTTTGGccttggaattggaattCCGATACGGTGGAGCAGTTGATCACTAGTGGAGCTAGACCGTGTCGTCCATTTGTTTCAAGTTTTTGCCACAACACGGGGCTTTCGTCTTGGGGTTGGGGCTTGAGCCTTGGTGTTTGCAGGCCAGGCGAAGCTGCTGCGCAGTTGTACACTGGGCCTGTGAAGTTGTTATCATGTTATGGGTATTGGCAGTGGAGGCCGGCGGAGCAGCTCCTCACTGCCAACGTACAGATACTTGATTGAGACTCTAGTATCCATATTCAATCAGACCGCATCAAGTCGGTTAGCCCGTTGGACTGCCAGGACCATCATGCCATGTGATGTGCTGCTTGCCTTCCGCCAGAGCCGTCTGACAGTGACGCTCATACCAAATCAAGAGTCTAGACTGCGCATCCGTCCCCTCCGGGCTGAGTTTGAGTTGGTCCTTTGGAACGTTTTATCCTTCGAGATTGTTCCAAAACCCGGATCGTTGGGTGCCTGCGCCACATTCCGATGCTCATTGGAAAcacagcctcagccttgtcgCGCCCCGGAAGGGCTCGACCGGTCCCTCCTGACTGGGTCCAAAGTCTCCAAACAATAATTGTCTTACTCTTAGCCTTGGACCTTCTTGAGTCCACCTTCAGGAGAAGTGAAGCTTAGGGCTTGTTGTCCACGCGACGTGATCGGCGTGACTCATGGGCCATGGCCTCGTACACCGTATTTTGTGTACTTTGTACTGGCGCCGAGTTCTAGCCAGAGGTAGCAACAGCTTCCGCGAGCCCCCATCAGTGAATAGTGATAACTGTCTCGTCATAAACGGTCGACAGGAAGGATATACTCCATACCTAATCAGAACATGGTGGCTGAAGATCTCAGGCGTATCGTACAACCACAGCCGGTGCTAATTGTCAAGATACCAGCCCAGCCACTGATAGATGGGCCATATCAACCACGAAATGCTCTCCTGCGGGGCATATTTGCATAACTCATGTCCTTTGGCCTGGACGCTTTGTGCCTACGATTACGGTCCATGCCAACGAAATATTCAGGGATCTTGTAAGTAGGGCTTGGTGTAGCCCTAAGCCTCGCGCTTCGGCTCAGGAAGATCCCATGAGGCAGAGGGATTTCAGTAACACAAAAAACCACAGAATCCGACAGTCATTCTAATGGCCAATTTCCACATGATGGAGGCCAGAGGCCTAGGAGAAAACAATAGTCGAGAAGATTCGGGGGTGCGCTCAGAAAAATATCTAGAGCGAAGTAAAGGTGTCCGTTCACATTGTGTTATTTCCAGGTAACAGCACTGAAAGAGGTTTATAGAGGCCAAAGAACCATATCTGATTCATGTCTGCGCATCCAGATCAACAAAGGGTAACCCTTTTGGACAGAACAGGTGGTGTCTCGACCGAATTGTATATATTGTTGCGAAACACAAATCTGTAACTGATATCGCACTTCCGaagtagtatatatctaaaagagttaatataatttcGCCTTCAACCGAGGTAATTCGTGGATGGAAATCTATTGCTGCCTCCAAGTCGGAATTTATTTCAGCCTCTCCGCGCGATAACTGACAAGCGAAACTCTCACCGTACAATGTACGTACCCGACGTACCTACATGGTGCACTTCGCTTGAAGGGCGGCCGAGTTCGCTGTTGACGCAACTAGATGGATATCTCTCATGCAAGAACGATCAGGGGTTATCCCCGATGGATTAGAGCGAAACTGAGGGGGTGAAATCCGAGGCGGAACGAGGAATAGGCTGAGGTCACTTTGCTGCGGTGCCCCAAATGCCTTGGGCGGGCTGCTGTGTTTCGCTGACGCTCTAAATGGTCATTCCAGGTTTCCAGGGCCGTCTGTTCGCCTTGCACTTTGTCGATCggaagcaaagagaaagaaattgTCCCTCTTCTCAGGTTTGGTTTTGTGCGGTTTGTGCGTGTCATCGGACATGATACATCACAACTGTCCTACGAAGATCTATTTTTGAAGAAATCGAAAAGAGAAACTCCCAGATCGCGTCCGCCAATCACGGCCGAACCGTGAATTGTCTCCAAGCTTTGAAATCCATCTCGAGTTCATGAGCGCGCAGTGTTTTGCTTTTGACTGGATCTCTCTTTTCGGACTTTCGAACCTCGACCGACCAACTCGTTCACCCCTCGCTTGATGACATCGCCTCATTTTGGATGCGGTAATGCTGCTGAGTATTACCCACCAACTGGTTGCAGCACAGGTGGGATATGCAAGGTCAGAAGACCGCCACTCAGACAGCTCTTTGCCATCACAGCAGCTTCCCTAGACGCTCCAGCTTTCTTCCCCTGGCCGGCCCCGGGCTCAATCTGGCGGTGTAACGCCCATAGTGCCAAGATTAATACTGGGGGATCCGTGGTGTTattcgacgacgaagatctggagagCGACCAGGTTTGTGCGAAGGTGAAATGCGGTGGGCGACTAGGATCTGTCAATGTGATTGTATGGGGCCGCGAGCCTGATAGAGTTTAGCATTCGATTCGATCTGTTATGCGCAGTCGACGcggaaggaaaagaaaaagaaaagcacaaACTATCAAGAGGGGATggggaagggggaaaaagCAAGTTCAGGTGTCCTGCCTGTGCTGATTGCAGTGGCTGTCTGTCTGCTTCTGTTCATGCTGCTCAGTGCTTCCTTCACTTCAcattattattcttcttctcttcccttcctccaCCACGGTTGATCATGCACGACATATCAGGCTCCATCCGATCCTCTCGATTCCAGATCCCAGTCGAGTTGACACATCTTCACCCTCTGACGCCGCCAGCACTGCGCCTTGTTATTCGTCAGCGGGCTCAGCGATCTGTCGGTGACACTCTTACCTACCCTTTGCCCTCCGCCCCTCGATGAAGAAACCACTTTCTTTGAACCGTCTATTCGTCCTCTCGCTCAACCGTTGCTTCACCCACTTCGACGCTTTGTCATTTGACTAATTTAAACGGTCATTCCGGCGGTTGTGGCTGTTGCCCTCTTACCTACCGGGTTATAGTGCCTCGATGTACATCGGAGCACCAATCCTTCTCGCCCACTTCGGTCCTTCTTTGGCCTTGCTTGACTCTTCTAGCTTAAAGTCGAAGAatttgctcttcttttcgATATCTTTTAACTCGCTGCGACTTTGCAGCTCTCGACATTGCAAAGAAGCCGCCCGTTCTTTAATCTGGTGCCTACAATTGTTCGTTGATATCGGAACGCCTTACCAGTGCAGGCTATCCCGCCAAAAACCAGAAACACTGTTTCCTAGGTATCCCTACCTCCATTTACCGAGATATCCCCACTGTTCCACCCGGCCTTTCTTGGTTTCACATCTTGTTCCGAGGGTTGTGATATCAACTGTCCGAGCGGATACGAAACTACGTGATATCTTGCTGGAGGGGTATTGTTGCTTGCATCGCTGGATCACTCTCAGCGGACGCTTGTCTTACCGAAGCAATGTCTTTTCCATTGGGCGAGAAAACCCGGGCGGCTAGATCTCGAGGATCCGAGGAAGAGTTTGTCCTGTTTCTACAGGGGGTGAGTTCCCTAAGTTTCCATTAGACCACTCACTCGCGGACTTGTCTTACTGAGAAATCAGATTCCAGCTCGCTGTCGCTGGCAAGAGCTCAAGGACCTAGTCCGTCAAACTGCGCTGCACATTCGACAAGCAGTGGTCTACGATGATCATCGTGGATTTCCCACTGGGCTGGGACAGATTATTGTGAAgaatgaggatgaggcctGGCGGACATATCGTACGTGCAACAGCTTCTTTACTTCTGCCCGGAAAAATGGCTGACAGAAACGCCGGTTTCTAGACAGACTGTCTACCACCGGTTGGGAAGGGCAAAGCCTGGTTGTCACTCTTGCGCGGACGAGCTCGCCAACTCAGCCCATTGCGGGACCTACCAAGAGCCCACCCTGTATCACACAACCGAACTACATAGCAGGGtattcaacaccatcaaggaTGTCCCGAAATGCCGCTATGCCACCATCACCGATAGCTACAGAGTAAGTTATCTCAGTGTTGAGTTTAACGTGTGCCAAGAATTCCATGCTAACCATACCGATAAGGTCTGTTATACCGCCGAGTCCGACATATCAGAGCCCAGATTATGGCACTATGCTCAACCCGATATTTCTCTCTCACCAACCCTTCATGCCGATGTTTCCAGAATCATGCCCACTAGTACCAGCCGTACCGAATTCACCTACCCTTCAACCCTCACTCTGCGACCCGATGGGGTACGGATTTATCCCTACATTTGCTATGTCCCACCAAATGCAGCAACCCGCCGTAGCAAACAACACCGGGCCCAATAACTTTAGCACCACCGCGCGCAAAGCCTTTTACAATTACAATAACCGTCATCCACAAACATATCCGCGACAGAATTTACGCCGTGGCATCGTGATCCAGAACCTCAACCCAGCAACCACGGACCAGGACCTGTACAACCTACTGCAAGAAACCGTCACCGTGGAACACTGCGAGATACTACCAATGTACACGAGCTTCAATGCCAACCCCACCCGGAACAGAGCCACCGCGCGTGTTACACTTCGCTCCTCAGAAGAGGCCAAACGCGCTGTAACCCTGTACAACAACAGCTCTTTCATGCGCTTCAGAATTCGCGTCAAGATCGACAAGAACATTCCGCCCACATTACCATATAATCTTGCCTctgatatatataccccTCGTCATAGTGATTTATCTACTTCTGCCTACAGAGAAACTCAGTTTCAATTCACCCCGCCAACAACCGAGAGTTCGGGCTCAGACACAGACGAGCTATCCCAAAACCAGGAGGCTGTGCAGGACAATGCCACAGAGTCTAGCCCTAAATCAAAGCCAAAACAACTTGACAGCTTCCGGCCACTGGTCGTGAATGGGTCTGGAATCGGAGGAAGCACTACTATCGTGACTTAATATCTCGCTTTCTCCGTCAACAGTCTTACCTGGCTCTCGGAATCAATTTCATTCTCCGTTTCCCTATACCTGAGAGAGATTCTGGAATGATTACTGCTTGATACATCTTCTATTTGGTGCCGATCCTGTCTGTTTGgttgtcttttttttcttttttctttctgttttttttttttttttgtctcgCAGCGCTGTTGGCTTTCTGTAAAAGTGGGTTATGTAGCTAAGGAGAGTATAATAGTATAGGCGTATATAGGCGTGAGATAGAAAAGAAGCATGTGTTTTACGAATCGTATGGATTCCGAATTTTTGATTTAATGAAAACCATCTACGCCATGTCAGCCTCTAGTTAATGATAAGGTACCAGGTTTGCCAACGCAGTCAATCGATCATTCCATTCCAGTCATCAGTCATCGAATGCTACGCTATCTCGAATAGAGTAAGTATATCATGATGCATGCATTAAtcatttccttttccttttccttcgaTTGCCGCGTATGTCATGCCGAAGTTGGCAATACTGGCAGTCCTTCATCCATTGGAATGGAACCCGACCTCCTTGCCTTTGCCCTAATCAATCCATCCACATCAGTCGTTCAATGCAATCGTGTTAACGTCTCATAAATAAAGCAATGTAATCCCTCCATGTACGCGGAACCGCAAGAATggggataaaaaaaattaacaACAAAAGGCCTATTGAAAAAGGCAAACCAATGTCTCTCAATAGAAACAGAAACGCCACGTGTGAACAGAATGGAGcagtccaacaacaaacaagCCCTAAAAACAAGGGCgtaaagaagaaataataatagttagttaaaCAACACCTAAATAATACAGGGACCGAAATTTGTATGCGTGGAGTCAGGGAGACGTGGATTTGAGATCCGGCTGGTAATGTGGGTTTTATTCATCCCATGGATTCCCCGAACCAAGCGAACCTGAACCGGACTTTGCAACAGGAGCTACAGAAGACAACGGTACAAAGCTCGAGTTGGATGTGCCGTATGCAGGGAGGTAAATGATGTGAGTGCATGCGCGTCATTTCGCATGGTCTATTAATTCGGCGTACAGGGGATCGGGGATCTTGCGAACAATTAGGGCGGCCAGAGCGATAGTCTCTTTCGCGTCGAGGGGTGGGAATGATCGGAGAATTTTGTTCGGACTGAATATTTTGAAAGAGCGAGTTAGATGAATTAATTGACTGATCGGTTGGAACGAGTAGTGGAGTAAAAGCAAGCGTAAACGCAAGTAatttggatgagaaggggaaaTAGATGTGGCTGGTCAACTAAAAACTGGGCCCAGGttgtggctggctggctggctggctggctcgGAGATAGataaaggaagagaaaaagaaaacatagAAAAGGGGTGATACGTACTTTGAGCTTTTCAGGAGGGTGTCTCTCATCAATATCAGTTGCGCCACGATGCATAGGATGTTGAGATGTGGCCCATAAGCAAATAGGAAATCCCACAGATGGAGGACTTCAGGGAGCGGAGGTGTGCATGCACAGAGCGTCAGGACTGATGGGAATGCGTATAATTTCGCTTGTAATCCCTTGGAGAATAGATAGGCCGCCAGTTTGGGTTCCACGATCTCTAAACATCGGTCAACAAGGTTGAGCCCTCGATGAACACCGTCCATGCCACCCCGGATGTAGCCGGGGCATTCACGGGTGATGAAAGTGTGGAAAAGCGCAAATGCCTCGACTTCGCTGCGGGCTGCGTAGAGGAACGGAGCGCAGAGGACGTTCATGCCCTGCACGTAGATTGCCGACTCGCTGGTGATGCCAGGGCTAACTGCTGCTGTGCTGCTATTGCTACtgatgaggctgctgggcgtcatctcctccactgacggttcttcttctgcgaTGCTTGGCGGtgtgttgatgaggagttCCATCTCACGTCGGCGCGAGGATGGACGGGACTTGGGCTTGTTCTTGATCTTCGCATCGTGAATCTTCCATGCCACTGCATTCAACAATCGGATGAGGCTAGCTTCTGTGACACGGCGTTTGAAGAGCGGATCGGTGGCTAGGGTGCGGAAGGTGTCGTTGCGGATTTTTGTATATGCAGGCGAACGTCCACGATGGATAAGGGAGAGGTATTGATCGGTAGGGAGTGGTGGGATATCGAGGAGGATCAGCCATAAGTAGACTCTATATGTTGACTGGATGTAAGGAGTTAGTAAATAGCAGTCCACAGAAAGACAACTTATAAGGCGAACTGTACCatgccatcgccgtctgCTTCTACTCTTGTAGATAGAACCAAGTATCGCAGTTCCTGGAGCGTTTCTTGGAGGTTCCCCTGTTGGGGACCGTCTCGTAACAACGTTTCTAAAGGGGACTTCTTTACTCCAAAGCCAGACCCTGTCTTACGTCCAGGCCGTCGCTGGGCAGGTATCGTTGGAGCACCGCGGGATGAGGCGTCACTGTTCGATCTCGCGCGACGATGTGTTCGCAGCCGGACAGGGGATTCTAACTGGGTCGGGTGGGAGAGCTCGTCGGGTCCTGCGGAGGAGCGGGCggaggagagctgggaggatATGGGAGGGCCGGAGGAGAGGTTGTGGTGAGACTGGATCTTACGCAGGCCTCGCATCGTCCGTGGTGATGGAGAACCGGCCAAAGCAGCCAAATTGAGCTGAGCCTGCGTGGGAAGTTGAGATGACATGTTGACGTTGGTCGAGGTCTGGATTTGGATGGAGTCGGGGGTGGTCGCGGATGGCGGCGGGGGAAcacaccatcttccagtcaGCCAGCAACGAGAAGACGGTCCATGAATGGTTTTGCGGAACCAGAGATGCAGTCAACTGAGAATGAGCGCTAAGCAAGGATCGAGAAATATTTCGGTGGCGGGCGGTTTTCGCAGGAATGCGGAGCCTCGATCTAAGGTGCAAGCAAGTCTAAGCTTGTCCACGCGGCGCTAATAGTAATGGGGAATAAGAGCATTATTTGCATACGCTAAACCGCTTTCCTTTATACACGCGACAATCCGCTTGTGCACAAGACAACAGATGTCTCATGCCTACGACTTTATGATGGTCGGTTTCGACACACTGGCCATGTATCGCCACGTGCTTCCGTAACCTTACTGCCCCAGCCACGCTCTGACTGGGCCGTTTTGGCTTCAAACATTGGTTGCTTTAAGGAGCTACATTGCAACTAGCCATCTATAACGCTCGACGTGATACATGTTTCCTTGCATATAGTGTCCACCAACATCAATAGCGGTTCAATTTGCTCCGCAGCTACCAGAGCGCCATCTGAAATCATTCCTAAACAAACCGTGCGGCCTGAACGCCTGTCCCAGTCAAAACCGCAATAAATAATGACCCGTAATATAGTGGCATATCTCATTAGCTGTGCCTCACTTCGCTTTCGCTTGTCCATTCTCTGTTCCCCCCGTAACGGTGTTGACGAATTCCTGGTATCTCAGCacctctcctctctttccATTCCCTTGAGCCTTGCCGAGTTTGCCCCCAAACGCCTTGCGGCCTGTGAACCCGCTGAGGACTTCGTTGATTTCCCGGTCCGTGAGTGGGCGCTCTCCATCGTCTGGGGAAGTATTCAAAAGCGCGTCACGTAGTTCTTCCACATCGACCTCGCCGctatcatcttcgtcaaaaGCCGCTAAAGCATTGACCAGTTCTTGCCTGGACGATAATGGTGAGAGTAATTGAGAAAGAGTATTTAGGAAGGTAGGGAAGTTAATTGTCGAAGAACTTCCTGGAGGGAAGAATTGGGACAAAGTGGACGGGTCTTGGCCTGTTTCCGATACAGTTGTTAGCTATAACTATGGTTGGAGACATCAAAATTGAAAATTTCACTTACCAACATTCACAAGTACATCCGCCACATCTTCTTTGTCCACGAAACCATCGTTATCTCTGTCCAGGACCTGGAAAGCCTCTCGTATCTCTCTGAGCTGCGCCGGGGCCAGCCTAGCTGCCGCATCGGATGAGGCAGCCATCATACTAGTCGCTTTTGCCTCCATGCTCGATGGTGATGAATCTATTGCGCTTGCTCCTCTGCTTGGGGACGACGGAGAATCCCTGGAGAATCGAGGCTGGGGTATCGGCTCCCGGCTCTTGGGGGAGGCATCGTGGTCTTCAACAGTATAGGATTGATTCAATTTGCTTGGCGATACAACCGGGGTATATCCTCTGCTCGGGGAGCTCCCTGGTGTAGTTGGGCGAGCTTGTGTCGGAGGGGAACTGGGGGTCGATGGTCGTCGGAAAGGTGACGCACGGGGAGAGTTAAAGGACAGCGGGGAAGGGCGAAAGGGAGTATTGCTGGAGGGGACCTATAAGTATGTAATTAGCGGGCGTTATAGGAGGGTTGTTTAAAATCAGCTTACCATGGTGATTAAATGTAATCGGAGCCAGTTTCTTGCCGCTGTTAAGGACAATGACAGAGGAGAGCGAGGCTATACATACTTCCTAGAAAGGCAAAGGACCCAAACAAAGCAAACTCGGAGACGCTGAGTCAGCCGGAAGAGGCACGTGCGGGGCTTATCCAAGGACTATAGGCCGTATACACAAATCTCGCTATACACAGCATACGAACAAATTGTGGCTATAGAAGATCGAACAAACCAAGTACTGGGTAAACATTAATATTACACTGCGTTGAATAccataaaaaaaaatgccGTGGCCACTCCAAAGCACGATTCACCACAGCGAGACTTCCCCGCTGTGGAGATCTGATCGGTTCGTTTCCTTTTTCGGCCTCTCGGTTTCCCCCTGAGTCTCAAATCACTCCGACAAGACATGCTTCACTCCGTCGATCTGACTGCTAATAATCCTCCTGTCTTTGCTTGACGTTTTTCTCCGCAACTCACTAAATGGACTAGCTCCTGGCTTACCCTCGATTGGCC encodes:
- a CDS encoding putative calmodulin (COG:Z;~EggNog:ENOG410PJ15;~InterPro:IPR011992,IPR002048,IPR018247;~PFAM:PF13499,PF13405,PF13202;~go_function: GO:0005509 - calcium ion binding [Evidence IEA]) → MVPSSNTPFRPSPLSFNSPRASPFRRPSTPSSPPTQARPTTPGSSPSRGYTPVVSPSKLNQSYTVEDHDASPKSREPIPQPRFSRDSPSSPSRGASAIDSSPSSMEAKATSMMAASSDAAARLAPAQLREIREAFQVLDRDNDGFVDKEDVADVLVNVGQDPSTLSQFFPPGSSSTINFPTFLNTLSQLLSPLSSRQELVNALAAFDEDDSGEVDVEELRDALLNTSPDDGERPLTDREINEVLSGFTGRKAFGGKLGKAQGNGKRGEVLRYQEFVNTVTGGTENGQAKAK
- a CDS encoding uncharacterized protein (COG:A;~EggNog:ENOG410PWN8;~InterPro:IPR000504,IPR012677,IPR035979;~PFAM:PF00076;~go_function: GO:0003676 - nucleic acid binding [Evidence IEA]), translating into MSFPLGEKTRAARSRGSEEEFVLFLQGIPARCRWQELKDLVRQTALHIRQAVVYDDHRGFPTGLGQIIVKNEDEAWRTYHRLSTTGWEGQSLVVTLARTSSPTQPIAGPTKSPPCITQPNYIAGYSTPSRMSRNAAMPPSPIATESVIPPSPTYQSPDYGTMLNPIFLSHQPFMPMFPESCPLVPAVPNSPTLQPSLCDPMGYGFIPTFAMSHQMQQPAVANNTGPNNFSTTARKAFYNYNNRHPQTYPRQNLRRGIVIQNLNPATTDQDLYNLLQETVTVEHCEILPMYTSFNANPTRNRATARVTLRSSEEAKRAVTLYNNSSFMRFRIRVKIDKNIPPTLPYNLASDIYTPRHSDLSTSAYRETQFQFTPPTTESSGSDTDELSQNQEAVQDNATESSPKSKPKQLDSFRPLVVNGSGIGGSTTIVT
- a CDS encoding uncharacterized protein (BUSCO:EOG09263KVG;~COG:U;~EggNog:ENOG410PFKT;~InterPro:IPR035969,IPR000195;~PFAM:PF00566;~TransMembrane:1 (o382-404i)), which encodes MSSQLPTQAQLNLAALAGSPSPRTMRGLRKIQSHHNLSSGPPISSQLSSARSSAGPDELSHPTQLESPVRLRTHRRARSNSDASSRGAPTIPAQRRPGRKTGSGFGVKKSPLETLLRDGPQQGNLQETLQELRYLVLSTRVEADGDGMSTYRVYLWLILLDIPPLPTDQYLSLIHRGRSPAYTKIRNDTFRTLATDPLFKRRVTEASLIRLLNAVAWKIHDAKIKNKPKSRPSSRRREMELLINTPPSIAEEEPSVEEMTPSSLISSNSSTAAVSPGITSESAIYVQGMNVLCAPFLYAARSEVEAFALFHTFITRECPGYIRGGMDGVHRGLNLVDRCLEIVEPKLAAYLFSKGLQAKLYAFPSVLTLCACTPPLPEVLHLWDFLFAYGPHLNILCIVAQLILMRDTLLKSSNPNKILRSFPPLDAKETIALAALIVRKIPDPLYAELIDHAK